A region of Saccharomyces kudriavzevii IFO 1802 strain IFO1802 genome assembly, chromosome: 14 DNA encodes the following proteins:
- the OCA2 gene encoding Oca2p (similar to Saccharomyces cerevisiae OCA2 (YNL056W); ancestral locus Anc_2.251), producing MKYIPPLNFCPVVSTDVSLYRSGYPMPLNYNFIKHQLHLKTIIYIGDKQAPLEEYETFLELEKIKYHHISMDSSRDEGIQERMNQVLNLVLDVRNYPILVHSNKGKHRVGVVVGIIRKLLQGWSTTGIYQEYGLFSGGMKDGVDLEFITMFETNLKIPRDIVPGFAKHCLYLNELEAAEESDEGSGSESILTARQSL from the coding sequence ATGAAATACATACCTCCATTAAATTTTTGTCCGGTGGTAAGCACAGATGTGTCGTTATACCGATCAGGGTATCCGATGCCGTTGAACtataatttcatcaaacaCCAGTtacatttgaaaacaataatatatatCGGTGATAAACAGGCGCCTCTTGAGGAGTACGAAACGTTCTTGGAGTTGGAAAAGATAAAGTACCATCATATTTCTATGGATTCCAGTCGTGACGAGGGGATTCAGGAAAGAATGAACCAAGTTTTGAACTTGGTGCTGGATGTCAGGAACTATCCCATCTTAGTGCATTCGAACAAGGGCAAGCACCGCGTTGGAGTAGTGGTAGGGATCATACGGAAACTACTGCAAGGGTGGTCTACGACGGGTATATATCAAGAGTACGGGCTGTTTTCCGGTGGAATGAAAGATGGAGTGGACTTGGAGTTTATCACAATGTTTGAAACCAATTTGAAGATACCGAGAGACATCGTTCCTGGTTTTGCGAAACATTGCTTGTATTTGAATGAACTAGAAGCCGCGGAAGAAAGTGACGAAGGGTCTGGAAGCGAATCTATACTCACTGCCAGGCAATCATTGTGA
- the POR1 gene encoding porin POR1 (similar to Saccharomyces cerevisiae POR2 (YIL114C) and POR1 (YNL055C); ancestral locus Anc_2.254), with protein MSPPVYSDISRNINDLLNKDFYHATPAAFDVQTTTANGVKFSLKAKQPVKDGPLSTDVEAKLNDKQTGLGLTQGWSNTNNLKTKLEFANLTPGLKNELITSLTPGVAKSAVLNTTFAQPFFTARGAFDLCLKSPTFVGDLTMAHEGVVGGAEFGYDISAGSISRYAMALSYFAKDYSLGATLNNDQITTVDFFQNVNAFLQVGAKATMNCKLPNSNVNIEFATRYLPDASSQVKAKVSDSGIVTLAYKQLLRPGVTLGVGSSFDALKLSEPVHKLGWSLSFDA; from the coding sequence ATGTCCCCCCCAGTCTACAGCGATATATCCAGAAATATTAACGATCTATTAAACAAGGATTTCTATCATGCTACCCCAGCAGCTTTTGATGTGCAGACCACAACAGCCAATGGCGTCAAGTTTTCATTGAAGGCTAAACAGCCGGTCAAAGATGGTCCATTGTCTACTGACGTGGAGGCTAAGTTGAACGACAAGCAAACCGGCTTGGGTTTAACACAAGGCTGGTCCAACACAAACAATTTGAAGACCAAATTAGAGTTTGCCAACTTGACCCCTGGCTTAAAGAATGAATTGATCACTTCTTTGACTCCAGGTGTGGCCAAGTCCGCCGTCTTGAACACCACTTTTGCACAACCTTTCTTCACAGCCAGAGGTGCTTTCGACCTGTGTTTAAAGTCTCCCACTTTTGTTGGTGACTTGACCATGGCCCACGAAGGTGTTGTTGGTGGTGCCGAATTTGGTTACGATATTAGCGCCGGCTCCATTTCTCGTTATGCCATGGCTCTAAGTTACTTCGCGAAGGACTACTCCTTGGGTGCTACTTTGAACAACGATCAAATAACCACCGTTGACTTCTTCCAAAATGTCAATGCCTTCCTGCAAGTCGGTGCCAAAGCTACCATGAACTGCAAACTACCCAACTCCAACGTGAACATCGAATTCGCTACCAGATACTTGCCCGACGCGTCCTCCCAGGTCAAGGCCAAGGTATCTGATTCCGGTATCGTCACCTTAGCCTACAAACAATTGTTGAGACCAGGTGTCACTCTGGGTGTCGGTTCCTCTTTCGATGCATTGAAGTTATCTGAACCAGTTCACAAGCTAGGTTGGTCTTTATCCTTCGACGCTTGA
- the SKDI14G2640 gene encoding uncharacterized protein (similar to Saccharomyces cerevisiae PRM5 (YIL117C) and YNL058C; ancestral locus Anc_2.250): protein MARKNFIPSVSLVRRDLPKLATTTASSTAVTRSTSNVASQTTSNNLPSLAASVSSSKTLSSSIIVPTITPPSTLGNPFILNAANKPNGTVYIAVGAVISAVFFSIFMWWLVSKYLARRSTITASCAKDSNICYRGHHKHTSSLQSNPFDLDDEKAYMHEDWDSTSQLESGQYEDTVSPFNPIQDPFTDNGRSLFISPTLQVSQYEKSHSRHQSKDTDILLDDPYLYAGDYTREEEEEKLGLNRPQRAASPERKEKKINSMEGYHKRNQSSLGLIPVTSATSNTSSPKKAHKRQAPSMFLDDVLNGREII, encoded by the coding sequence ATGGCcaggaaaaatttcatcccATCTGTTTCTCTCGTTAGGAGGGACCTTCCAAAACTAGCCACTACTACGGCAAGTTCCACCGCCGTAACAAGGTCCACCTCCAATGTAGCGTCCCAAACGACCTCCAACAACCTGCCATCGTTGGCCGCCTCGGTTTCCAGTTCGAAAACATTGTCCTCATCGATAATTGTTCCAACCATAACTCCTCCGTCTACCTTGGGGAATCCTTTCATACTCAATGCAGCCAACAAACCTAATGGAACTGTATATATTGCTGTCGGTGCGGTTATAAGCGCCGTTTTCTTTAGTATCTTTATGTGGTGGTTAGTGTCCAAGTATTTGGCTCGACGCTCCACGATAACTGCTTCTTGTGCAAAAGATAGTAATATCTGTTACAGAGGACATCATAAGCACACTTCTTCATTACAAAGTAATCCATTTGACttagatgatgaaaaagcTTATATGCATGAGGATTGGGATTCTACGAGCCAGTTAGAGTCTGGTCAATACGAGGATACAGTCTCACCATTTAATCCGATCCAAGATCCCTTCACAGATAACGGAAGGAGCTTGTTTATATCGCCTACTTTACAAGTATCacaatatgaaaaaagtCATAGCCGTCACCAATCGAAGGATACTGACATTCTGCTTGACGATCCATATTTATATGCAGGTGACTATACGAgagaagaggaggaggaaaaaCTGGGTCTGAATAGGCCTCAAAGAGCAGCATCGCCtgaaagaaaggaaaagaaaattaattCAATGGAAGGCTACCATAAGAGAAATCAATCGTCATTGGGCCTCATACCGGTTACTTCTGCCACCTCTAATACCAGTTCGCCTAAAAAAGCTCATAAGCGACAGGCACCATCGATGTTTTTGGATGACGTCTTAAATGGCAGAGAGATAATTTAG
- the NOP2 gene encoding rRNA (cytosine-C5-)-methyltransferase NOP2 (similar to Saccharomyces cerevisiae NOP2 (YNL061W); ancestral locus Anc_2.247): MGSRRHKNKQAAPPTLEEFQARKDKKLNRKLEKGKRSSATQGDEATDRKKKKSKPFKKSRKEEVEIVEEDKNLPEVDLEELSKARKSLFDDEEDADQAGSVDEELKDEFDLEQEYDYDEDEGDDVHPIFSDDDNDEGDLEKLNAQNMEALSKKLDEEEAEEAEEAEMELAEADNMQPRADVLPTEEQEEMMAQEAPNLTSTRTRMIEIVKVLENFKTLGAEGRSRVEYVDRLLKDICEYFGYTPFLAEKLFNLFSPAEAMEFFEANEIARPITIRTNTLKTRRRDLAQTLVNRGVNLQPIGPWTKVGLQIFDSQVPIGATPEYLAGHYILQAASSFLPVIALDPHENERILDMAAAPGGKTTYISAMMKNTGCVFANDANKSRTKSLIANIHRLGCTNTIVCNYDAREFPKVIGGFDRILLDAPCSGTGVIGKDQSVKVSRTEKDFIQIPHLQKQLLLSAIDSVDCNSKHGGVIVYSTCSVAVEEDEAVVNYALRKRPNVKLVETGLAIGKEGFTSYRGKNFHPSVKLARRYYPHTYNVDGFFVAKFQKIGPSSFDDNQASAREKETAARKEALEEGIIHSDFATFEDEEDEKYINKSVKNNLLKRGVNPKAKKPSNEK, encoded by the coding sequence ATGGGTAGTAGACGTCATAAGAACAAGCAAGCCGCTCCACCCACCTTGGAGGAATTTCAAGCTAGAAAGGATAAAAAGCTCAATAGAAAGTTAGAAAAAGGTAAGAGATCTTCTGCCACGCAGGGTGATGAGGCTACCgatagaaagaaaaagaaatcgaagccattcaagaaatctaggaaagaagaagttgaaattGTTGAGGAAGATAAGAACTTGCCGGAAGTTGATCTTGAGGAGTTGTCCAAGGCCAGAAAGTCATTGTTtgacgacgaagaagatgccGATCAAGCAGGATCAGTGGACGAAGAACTAAAAGATGAATTCGACTTGGAACAGGAATATGactatgatgaagatgaaggtGACGATGTCCACCCCATATTCTCAGATGACGACAATGATGAGGGTGACCTTGAGAAACTAAATGCACAAAATATGGAAGCTCTTTCCAAGAAActggatgaagaagaggctgaagaagctgaagaagctgaaaTGGAATTAGCGGAAGCCGATAACATGCAACCAAGAGCGGATGTCTTGCCCACTGAGGAACAAGAGGAAATGATGGCTCAGGAGGCTCCTAATCTAACATCTACCAGAACAAGAATGATTGAAATTGTCAAGGTCCTAGAAAACTTCAAGACCCTTGGTGCAGAAGGCAGATCGAGAGTAGAATACGTTGACAGACTTCTAAAAGATATCTGTGAGTACTTCGGTTATACACCATTTTTGGCcgaaaaattattcaatttattCTCACCAGCTGAAGCgatggaattttttgaagctaACGAAATCGCAAGACCAATCACTATCAGAACTAACACGCTAAAGACTAGAAGAAGAGATCTAGCCCAAACTCTTGTGAATAGAGGTGTCAACCTACAACCAATTGGTCCTTGGACCAAAGTTGGTTTACAAATCTTTGATTCACAGGTGCCAATTGGTGCCACTCCAGAATATTTGGCAGGTCACTATATTTTACAAGCGgcatcatcatttttaccAGTTATTGCCTTAGATCCTCATGAAAATGAGCGTATCTTAGATATGGCAGCAGCTCCAGGTGGTAAAACCACCTACATATCAGCCATGATGAAAAACACGGGTTGTGTTTTTGCTAACGATGCCAATAAATCTAGAACCAAATCCTTAATTGCTAATATCCATCGTTTAGGCTGCACCAACACCATTGTATGTAATTATGATGCCCGTGAATTTCCTAAAGTCATAGGTGGCTTTGACAGAATCTTGTTGGATGCTCCATGTTCTGGTACTGGTGTTATTGGTAAGGATCAATCTGTCAAGGTTTCCCGTACTGAAAAAGACTTTATTCAAATTCCACATCTACAAAAGCAATTGCTTTTATCTGCTATTGATTCCGTTGACTGCAACTCGAAACATGGTGGTGTAATAGTATATTCGACATGTTCTGTTGCTgtcgaagaagatgaagcaGTAGTAAATTACGcattaagaaaaagaccCAATGTCAAGTTAGTCGAAACTGGCTTAGCCATTGGTAAGGAGGGATTCACTAGTTACAGAGGTAAGAATTTCCATCCTAGCGTAAAGTTGGCAAGAAGATACTATCCACATACTTATAACGTCGATGGTTTTTTTGTTGccaaattccaaaaaatcgGTCCATCTTCATTCGATGATAACCAAGCTAGTGCCAgggaaaaggaaactgCTGCTAGAAAGGAAGCTTTGGAAGAAGGTATCATTCATTCTGATTTTGCTACCtttgaagacgaagaagatgaaaagtATATCAACAAGTCCGTGAAGAACaaccttttgaaaagaggtGTCAATCCAAAGGCTAAAAAGCCTTCCAACGAAAAGTGA
- the VAC7 gene encoding Vac7p (similar to Saccharomyces cerevisiae VAC7 (YNL054W); ancestral locus Anc_2.255), whose product MTEEDRKLTVETETVEAPVANNLLLSNSNNVIVTNPTIPSASTSTSPLHREIIDDSSIASNAVNNVLEHNMSTIDANIMDSDATSHNPDHWHPDINRTGTSMSTSDIPMDLHLEHIPSLSSSNNNSNNALINHNPLSSHPSNPSSSLRNKKSSLLVASNPAFASDIELSKKKAPLISNNMPASNAALYQTARSANIHGLSSASATKAIRKSSAFSNNTAPSTSNNIGSNTPPAPLLPLPSLSQQNKPKIIERPMMHVTNSREILLGENLLDDTKTKSALANSTSLDEDLTVNDDSHLPNRSNPDNENNDKLRKNNNKNNSDNNDNNNSNNNNNDNNNNCSKSSHGNSDRNDEPNKVLTASAKTAPSTASLASAENAGALAANTSTNSKNNNSGNINSNNKKKTNNDSTRNSNNNATNKTANGDIKKASADSTVSNSNNNTTTDDSHDSNLEKPTKADFFAARLATAVGENEISDSEETFVYESAANSTKNLIYPDSSNQQQQQQHPQQQQQEHPQQQQQEQQQQQQQQQQQQQQQQQNHGITTKMSAPLLNNNKKLLSRLKNSRHISTGAILNNSIATISTNSNLNSNMMLNNSNMALSHSHLDDLSSIKQQQQQQHLPMDVQSVDSYTSDNPDANIIAKSPDKRSSLLSLSKVSPHLLSSTSSNGNTISCPNVATGSQDLELNNDISTKKSFSNSTLRHSSANRNSTYGDNKRPLRTTVSKIFDSNPNGATLRRYSGVPDHVNLEDYIEQSHNYPTMQNSVKKDEIYNSRSNKFPHGLNFNNDHNVIEEENNGGAASSNRPQHTNLQHEFIPEDNESDENDIHSMFYYNHKNDLETKPLISDYGEDEDVDDFDRQNATFNSYYGSASNAHELSSHGRMPSRSNNDYYDFMAGNNIGNDNQVNEYTPLRTKRIQRHLSRANNSMRNGSIHGNGNDDVAHPNVNNSDIVGYSPHNFYSRKSPLVKVKNFLYFAFVISSLLMTGFILGFLLATNKELQDVDVVIMDNVISSSDELIFDITVSAFNPGFFSISVSQVDLDIFAKSSFLKCDSNGDCTVVEQERKILQMTTNPSLVDETIENDVSTGNVETVLLGTVKTLETPLKFQGGAFNRNYDVSVSSVKLLNPGSCEAKHENDDDDDDNGDGGDDGDGDDDKSIRSVKERQHKSKTNVKDDKEDDTKKWKLLIKHDYELIVRGSMKYEVPFFNKQKSTAIQKNSMVHPGKK is encoded by the coding sequence ATgactgaagaagatagaAAACTCACTGTAGAGACGGAAACAGTTGAGGCGCCCGTGGCAAATAATCTTTTACTGTCAAATAGTAATAATGTAATAGTTACGAACCCTACTATTCCCTCTGCATCCACTTCCACATCTCCGCTGCACAGGGAGATAATTGATGATTCCAGCATTGCCAGCAATGCTGTCAACAATGTTTTGGAGCATAATATGTCCACGATAGATGCCAATATAATGGATTCTGATGCCACGTCACATAATCCGGATCATTGGCACCCGGACATAAATAGGACGGGCACGTCGATGTCAACGAGCGATATCCCAATGGATTTGCACTTGGAACACATCCCTTCTCTTTCATCgagtaataataatagcaacAATGCCTTAATCAACCATAATCCTCTGTCATCTCATCCTTCTAACCCCTCATCTTCGCTGCGCAATAAGAAGAGCTCCTTGCTAGTGGCGTCGAATCCTGCGTTTGCTTCAGATATCGAACtatcgaaaaaaaaggccCCGCTCATCTCCAATAATATGCCTGCAAGCAACGCCGCTCTCTATCAGACGGCAAGGTCAGCGAATATTCATGGTCTGTCTTCGGCATCGGCAACCAAGGCCATTAGAAAATCTTCGGCTTTCTCGAATAACACAGCTCCCAGCACGAGTAATAACATTGGTTCAAACACGCCTCCTGCCCCCCTTTTACCGCTTCCTTCACTCTCCCAACAAAATAAGCCAAAAATAATAGAGAGGCCCATGATGCACGTCACTAATTCAAGAGAAATACTCTTGGGCGAAAACCTGTTAGACGAtacgaaaacaaaaagtgCCCTTGCCAACTCAACGTCTCTTGACGAAGACTTAACGGTGAATGATGATTCACATCTACCGAACCGCTCAAACCCAGATAACGAAAACAACGATAAGCTGAGgaaaaataacaataagAACAATAgtgataataatgacaataacaatagtaacaataataataatgataataataataactgTAGCAAAAGTAGTCATGGCAACAGTGATCGTAACGATGAGCCTAATAAAGTATTAACGGCATCTGCGAAGACCGCGCCTTCAACTGCCTCCTTGGCCAGTGCTGAAAATGCAGGAGCCCTCGCTGCTAATACTTCCACCAATAGTAAGAACAATAATAGCGGCAACATtaacagtaataataaaaagaaaactaacAACGATAGCACTAGAAATAGCAACAATAATGCAACCAATAAAACCGCCAATGGTGATATCAAGAAGGCCAGTGCCGACTCTACTGTCTCTAATTCTAACAACAACACAACAACTGATGATTCACATGACAGTAACTTAGAAAAACCAACAAAAGCAGATTTTTTCGCTGCAAGGTTGGCGACTGCTGTGGGTGAAAATGAGATTAGTGATTCGGAGGAGACTTTTGTTTATGAATCCGCAGCTAATTCAACGAAGAATCTCATTTATCCTGATTCCTCCAatcagcaacagcaacaacagcacccgcagcaacaacagcaagaaCACCcgcagcaacaacagcaagaacaacagcaacaacagcaacaacaacaacaacaacaacagcaacagcaacaaaatCATGGCATAACTACAAAGATGAGTGCCCCACTGTTaaacaataacaaaaagTTATTAAGCAGGCTCAAAAACTCGAGACATATAAGTACAGGTGCCATACTGAATAATTCAATTGCAACTATAAGTACAAATTCTAACTTAAACTCTAATATGATGCTGAATAACAGCAACATGGCGTTGAGTCACAGTCATTTGGATGACTTGAGCAGCATaaaacaacagcaacagcaacagcacTTGCCAATGGACGTTCAATCGGTAGATTCTTACACTTCCGATAATCCAGATGCCAATATTATTGCCAAGTCACCTGACAAAAGGTCGAGCTTACTATCCTTGTCTAAAGTTTCTCCACACCTGCTTTCATCCACATCAAGTAATGGTAACACGATATCATGCCCTAATGTAGCCACAGGTTCTCAGGACTTGGAATTAAATAATGACATCTCAACTAAGAAATCATTCTCCAATTCTACCTTAAGACACTCTTCCGCTAATAGAAATTCGACTTATGGCGACAATAAGAGGCCTCTTAGGACAACGGTGTCCAAGATATTCGATTCGAATCCAAATGGAGCTACGTTACGAAGGTACTCTGGGGTACCAGATCACGTTAATTTGGAAGACTACATTGAACAGTCACATAATTATCCAACAATGCAAAATAGCGtcaaaaaagatgaaatttaCAACAGTAGGAGTAACAAGTTTCCCCATGGTTTGAATTTTAATAACGATCACAACGTTattgaggaagaaaataatggTGGGGCGGCCAGTTCAAACCGACCGCAGCACACTAACCTTCAGCATGAGTTTATTCCAGAAGACAATGAAAGCGATGAGAACGATATTCACTCCATGTTTTATTACAACCATAAGAATGATTTAGAGACGAAACCTTTAATATCTGATTATggcgaagatgaagacgtAGACGATTTTGATCGTCAAAATGCTACTTTCAATAGCTATTATGGCTCAGCATCCAACGCTCACGAACTGTCGTCACATGGCAGAATGCCATCAAGATCAAATAACGACTATTATGATTTTATGGCTGGCAATAATATTGGTAATGACAATCAAGTGAATGAGTATACCCCGTTAAGGACAAAACGTATCCAAAGACATTTATCAAGGGCAAATAATAGCATGAGGAATGGCAGCATACATGGGAATGGAAACGATGATGTTGCCCATCCAAATGTCAATAACAGTGATATCGTCGGTTACTCACCACAcaatttttattcaagGAAATCTCCCCTTGTAAAGGTAAAGAATTTCCTTTATTTTGCATTTGTGATATCATCACTATTGATGACTGGGTTCATTCTTGGATTTTTGTTAGCCACGAACAAAGAATTACAAGATGTAGATGTGGTAATCATGGATAATGTAATTTCAAGTTCAGATGAACTCATTTTCGATATCACAGTAAGCGCATTCAATCCTGGGTTCTTTAGTATAAGTGTTTCACAAGTCGATTTGGACATTTTTGCGAAAAGctcctttttgaaatgtGATTCTAACGGTGATTGTACCGTAGTAGAACAGGAACGGAAAATCTTACAAATGACTACAAACCCTTCGCTAGTAGACGAGACTATCGAAAACGACGTTAGCACTGGGAACGTAGAGACGGTGTTACTGGGAACTGTCAAAACACTAGAAACACCACTAAAGTTTCAGGGTGGTGCATTCAACAGGAACTACGATGTATCTGTATCGAGCGTCAAGCTTCTAAATCCTGGATCCTGTGAAGCCAAGCATGAAAacgacgacgatgacgacgataatggtgatggtggtgatgatggtgatggtgatgatgataaaagTATTCGCAGTGTCAAAGAGAGACAACACAAAAGTAAAACAAATGTCAAAGATGATAAAGAGGATGATACTAAAAAGTGGAAGCTACTAATCAAGCACGACTACGAATTGATAGTCCGTGGCAGCATGAAGTACGAAGTGcccttcttcaacaaacaGAAATCCACGGCTATACAAAAAAACTCCATGGTACATCCTGGTAAGAAGTAA
- the ARP5 gene encoding actin-related protein ARP5 (similar to Saccharomyces cerevisiae ARP5 (YNL059C); ancestral locus Anc_2.248): MSSRDASLTPLKAVVIDDPPLRQTPESFDEQSAYDPHLPIAIDFGSSRLRAGFVNQATPTHIFPNVLTKFRDRKLNKNFTFVGNDTLLDQAVRSQSRSPFDGPFVTNWNFTEEIMDYTFHHLGVLPNNGISNPILLTERMATVQSQRANWYQILFETYNVPGVTFGIDSLYSFYNNNPSGNKTGLVIDCSHEDTSVVPIVDGAGILTDAKRINWGGHQAVDYLNDLMALKYPYFPTKMSYLQYETMYQDYCYVSPNYDEDIKKILTLESLDTNDIVVEAPFTEVLQPQKTEEELRMQAEKRKETGKRLQEQARSKRMEKLVQKQEEFEYFSKVREQLIDEPKKKVLSVLQNAGFDDERDFKKYLHSLEQSLRKARMVEAEDDSHMDDINDDKTAQKFDLLDIADEDLNEDQIKEKRKQRFLKASQDARQKAKEEKEKAAKEEEERRLKEQQWREIDLNGWIKDKRLKLNKLIKRRKEKLKLRDEMKDRKSQVSQNRMKNLASLAEDSVKQGTKRNRNQATIDNDPNDTFGANDEDWLIYTDITQNPEAFEEALEDEYKDIVELEGLLLEHDPNFTEEDTLEAQYDWRNSLLHLFLRGPRPHDSENIHEQHQMHLNVERIRVPEVVFQPTMGGQDQAGICELSETILMKKFGSQRGKLSSTSLDMVNNILITGGNAKVPGLRERIVKEFTEFLPVGTNVAVNISSNPSLDAWRGMAALARNKAEYKKTVISKEEYEEYGPDYIKEHKLGNTKYFEE, encoded by the coding sequence ATGTCCAGCAGAGACGCTTCTTTGACCCCTCTTAAGGCAGTAGTGATAGACGACCCTCCATTAAGGCAAACTCCAGAATCATTTGATGAACAGTCAGCATACGATCCCCACTTACCCATTGCCATTGATTTTGGATCCAGCAGGCTCAGAGCCGGATTCGTTAATCAAGCTACCCCCACACATATTTTTCCTAATGTTTTGACGAAATTCAGAGATAGGAAATTGAATAAGAATTTCACTTTTGTCGGCAATGACACTCTACTGGATCAAGCTGTTCGTTCGCAATCCAGAAGCCCATTTGACGGTCCCTTTGTGACCAATTGGAATTTCACAGAGGAAATAATGGACTACACTTTCCACCATCTAGGCGTATTACCGAATAATGGAATTTCTAATCCAATCTTGCTTACCGAGAGGATGGCAACCGTCCAATCGCAACGAGCAAATTGGTACCAGATCCTGTTCGAAACCTACAATGTTCCAGGCGTCACTTTTGGAATAGACAGCTTGTACAGCTTTTACAATAATAATCCAAGCGGAAACAAAACGGGTTTGGTCATCGATTGTAGCCACGAGGATACCAGTGTGGTTCCTATAGTCGATGGTGCAGGTATTCTAACAGATGCGAAGAGGATTAACTGGGGGGGACATCAAGCGGTTGATTACCTAAATGATTTAATGGCCCTGAAATATCCATACTTTCCAACTAAGATGTCGTATTTACAGTACGAAACGATGTATCAAGACTATTGCTACGTTTCACCAAACTATGATGAAgacattaaaaaaattcttacTTTAGAAAGTCTCGACACGAATGACATAGTAGTTGAAGCACCTTTCACGGAAGTTCTACAACCTCAAAagacagaagaagaactacGAATGCAAGccgaaaagagaaaagaaactggGAAACGCTTGCAAGAACAGGCGCGCTCGAAAAGAATGGAAAAGTTGGTTCAAAAGCAAGAAGAGTTCGaatacttttcaaaagtaaGAGAACAGTTAATCGATGAGCCTAAGAAGAAAGTACTGTCGGTTTTACAGAACGCCGgttttgatgatgaacgcgatttcaaaaagtatCTTCATAGTTTGGAGCAATCCTTAAGGAAGGCACGAATGGTTGAAGCAGAAGATGATAGTCACATGGATGATATAAATGACGACAAAACGGCTCAAAAATTCGATTTACTTGATATAGCAGACGAAGACCTGAATGAAGATCAGattaaggaaaaaagaaaacaaagatttttgaaggCCAGTCAAGATGCCAGACAGAAAGctaaagaggaaaaggaaaaagccgccaaagaagaagaagaaagaagattaAAAGAGCAACAGTGGCGTGAAATTGATTTGAATGGGTGGATAAAGGACAAAAGGTTGAAATTAAATAAACTAATAAAAAggaggaaagaaaaactcAAGTTGCGTGACGAAATGAAGGACCGTAAGTCTCAAGTTTCTCAAaacagaatgaaaaatttagcTTCATTGGCCGAGGACAGTGTTAAACAAGGCACAAAACGTAATAGAAACCAAGCCACTATAGACAATGATCCAAATGACACTTTTGGCgctaatgatgaagattGGCTTATTTATACAGATATCACTCAAAATCCTGAAGCATTCGAAGAAGCCTTGGAGGACGAATACAAAGATATCGTAGAACTAGAGGGACTACTTTTAGAGCACGATCCAAACTttactgaagaagatacCTTGGAAGCACAGTATGATTGGAGAAATTCCCTTCTTCATTTGTTTTTAAGAGGACCTAGACCGCATGACAGCGAAAATATTCATGAACAGCACCAAATGCATTTGAATGTTGAACGCATAAGGGTACCTGAAGTTGTATTTCAACCAACAATGGGTGGGCAAGATCAAGCGGGTATTTGTGAGTTATCAGAGActattttgatgaaaaaatttggttCTCAACGCGGAAAATTGAGTTCAACTTCTCTAGACATGGTGAATAATATTCTTATCACCGGTGGTAATGCCAAAGTGCCTGGACTAAGGGAACGTATCGTAAAGGAGTTCACCGAATTTCTCCCCGTTGGTACCAATGTCGCTGTAAATATATCTTCAAATCCCTCATTAGATGCCTGGAGAGGGATGGCAGCTTTGGCACGGAACAAGGCAGAgtataaaaaaactgtCATCAGTAAGGAAGAATACGAAGAGTATGGTCCTGATTATATAAAAGAGCATAAATTGGGGAacacaaaatattttgaagagtAA